The following proteins come from a genomic window of Melospiza georgiana isolate bMelGeo1 chromosome 3, bMelGeo1.pri, whole genome shotgun sequence:
- the LOC131081913 gene encoding ankyrin repeat domain-containing protein 9-like, which produces MASNQASLQDDQSRHCKFLSYMFYQAVRDHKPVWMLEDMRTMEYFYWEENASLRTYSPSEALLYAVVHNHLPYAQYLLSHFPEEALKVPGEHFCYCPSSAPHLAMAVTYDRRDILGLIIKIAHKLPSLNSYINRAGCFHLEDGKTPLHLACELLRSETVLILLGNGASPRIEDSKGLTPLDVILEQMWDSKVNVASKKLCLDYLLLFMPNPQFKMRKVLQEHPDHWTALLGEDKFNSLVGNTPASLYLQAMQTILQTLPPSHFPKSIQELPIPQALKPLPSYGKKLPAKNVHH; this is translated from the exons ATGGCCAGTAACCAGGCCAGCCTGCAGGATGAtcagagcaggcactgcaaGTTCTTATCCTACATGTTCTACCAGGCTGTGAGAGATCACAAGCCTGTGTGGATGCTGGAAGACATGAGAACTATGGAGTATTTTTACTGGGAGGAAAATGCCAGCCTACGAACCTACTCACCTTCAGAAGCCCTTCTCTATGCAGTGGTGCATAATCACCTGCCTTATGCTCAGTATCTGCTGTCTCATTTTCCAGAGGAGGCTCTCAAGGTGCCTGGGGAACACTTCTGCTATTGCCcatcctctgctcctcacctggCCATGGCGGTCACATACGATAGGAGAGATATCTTGGGACTGATCATCAAAATTGCACACAAGCTCCCCAGCTTGAACTCCTATATCAATAGGGCTGGCTGCTTTCATCTGGAAGATGGGAAAACACCCCTGCACCTTGCCTGCGAGCTGCTGAGGTCAGAGACTGTCCTCATCCTGCTCGGGAACGGAGCCTCTCCCAGGATAGAGGACAGTAAAGGGCTGACCCCGCTGGACGTCATCCTGGAGCAGATGTGGGACTCCAAAGTCAATGTCGCATCAAAGAAGCTCTGCCTCGACTACCTCTTGCTCTTCATGCCCAACCCACAGTTTAAGATGCGGAAAGTTCTGCAGGAGCATCCAGACCACTGGACAGCTTTGCTGGGAGAAGACAAATTCAACAGCCTGGTGGGGAACACACCTGCTTCTTTATATCTGCAAGCTATGCAAACTATTCTCCAGACTCTTCCCCCTTCCCACTTCCCTAAAAGCATCCAGGAACTACCTATACCTCAGGCACTAAAGCCCTTACCATCCTATGGCAAAAAGCTACCAGCAAAAAATGTG CATCATTAG